In one Cronobacter dublinensis subsp. dublinensis LMG 23823 genomic region, the following are encoded:
- the ppx gene encoding exopolyphosphatase → MPITSDAPRPEEFAAVDLGSNSFHMVIARVVDGAMQIIGRLKQRVHLADGLDENNMLSEEAMERGLACLSLFAERLQGFSAANVCIVGTHTLRQASNATDFLRRAEKVIPYPIEIISGNEEARLIFMGVEHTQPERGRKLVIDIGGGSTELVIGEDFEPQLVESRRMGCVSFGQHFFPNGEITPDNFRRARLAAVQKLESLAWQYRLKGWTVALGASGTIKAAHEVLVEMGEKDGFITPDRLDMLRDEVLKFGQFSALTLPGLSDERKVVFVPGLAILCGVFDALAIRELRLSDGALREGVLYEMEGRFRHQDIRIRTAQSLANQYHIDREQAHRVLDTTMLMYEQWEQQNAKLSNPSLAALLKWAAMLHEVGLGINHSGLHRHSAYILQHSDLPGFNQEQQMMMATLVRYHRKAIKLDELPRFTLYKKKQFLPLIQLLRLGVLLNNQRQATTTPPTLVLHTDENHWTLRFPHDWFSQNALVLLDLEREQQYWEGVTGWKLNIEEEASPEVAA, encoded by the coding sequence ATGCCGATAACTTCTGATGCTCCACGACCGGAGGAATTTGCTGCGGTCGATCTCGGCTCTAACAGCTTCCATATGGTGATAGCCCGTGTGGTGGATGGCGCCATGCAAATCATTGGTCGCCTGAAACAGCGCGTCCATCTGGCCGACGGGCTGGATGAAAATAATATGCTGAGCGAAGAGGCCATGGAGCGCGGCCTCGCGTGTCTCTCCCTGTTCGCCGAGCGCCTGCAGGGCTTTTCCGCAGCCAACGTCTGCATCGTCGGCACGCATACGCTGCGTCAGGCGTCCAACGCGACGGATTTCCTCAGACGCGCGGAAAAGGTGATCCCCTACCCGATTGAAATCATCTCCGGCAACGAAGAAGCGCGCCTGATCTTTATGGGGGTGGAACACACCCAGCCGGAGCGCGGACGCAAGCTGGTGATTGATATCGGCGGCGGCTCGACGGAACTGGTGATTGGCGAAGATTTCGAACCGCAGCTGGTGGAGAGCCGCCGTATGGGCTGCGTCAGCTTTGGGCAGCATTTCTTCCCGAATGGCGAAATCACGCCGGATAATTTCCGTCGCGCGCGTCTTGCCGCGGTGCAAAAGCTCGAAAGTCTCGCCTGGCAGTACCGTCTGAAGGGCTGGACCGTGGCGCTGGGTGCCTCCGGCACCATCAAAGCCGCCCATGAAGTGCTGGTGGAGATGGGCGAAAAAGACGGTTTTATCACGCCGGATCGCCTCGATATGCTGCGCGACGAAGTGCTGAAATTCGGCCAGTTCTCCGCCCTCACCCTGCCGGGGCTTTCGGACGAGCGCAAAGTGGTGTTTGTGCCGGGGCTCGCTATCCTCTGCGGCGTGTTTGACGCGCTGGCTATCCGCGAGCTGCGGCTCTCCGACGGCGCGCTGCGTGAGGGCGTGCTGTATGAGATGGAAGGCCGTTTCCGCCATCAGGATATCCGCATTCGCACCGCGCAGAGCCTTGCCAATCAGTACCATATCGACAGAGAACAGGCGCACCGCGTGCTGGACACCACCATGCTGATGTATGAGCAGTGGGAACAGCAGAACGCGAAGCTTTCCAACCCGTCGCTGGCGGCGCTGCTGAAGTGGGCGGCGATGCTGCATGAGGTCGGGCTTGGCATCAATCACAGCGGCCTGCACCGCCATTCGGCGTATATCCTTCAGCACAGCGATCTGCCGGGTTTTAATCAGGAGCAGCAGATGATGATGGCGACGCTGGTGCGCTATCACCGCAAGGCGATTAAGCTCGATGAGCTGCCGCGCTTTACGCTGTATAAGAAAAAGCAGTTCCTGCCGCTTATTCAGCTGCTGCGTCTTGGCGTGCTGCTGAATAATCAGCGCCAGGCGACCACCACGCCGCCCACGCTCGTGCTGCATACCGACGAGAACCACTGGACGCTGCGCTTCCCGCACGACTGGTTCAGTCAGAACGCGCTGGTGCTGCTGGATCTCGAACGCGAGCAGCAGTACTGGGAAGGCGTGACCGGCTGGAAGCTGAATATCGAAGAAGAAGCGAGCCCGGAAGTGGCCGCCTGA
- a CDS encoding sensor domain-containing phosphodiesterase has translation MLLVEILRKNKDKWWALPLVLTLLLLPLARAGNTYAHIDGGLVVLYYLPLSLFSALVMLYGRRALPGIALGVLVYYHRNVGLLDLSVTLLNFIVATALSWWGYRIFAPGHHAVSWWHTRSGAQRMFWLVFFNATVFILFYQIAAFLGLYERPTSLTGDNPFTVLTLISYQAVLVGCLTGTPFFYLIIRVLRHPRYLKSFLSQARAQRDKKVSKTEVVVWTAIILFLLGCLVQPTGDSSSLFNTTYTLSLLLPVMLWGAMRFGYFSITTVWTPVLALLCHYYYLYFPAVPGYETQMVINTSSYGVFSLVIVFMALTATRQRLMHLRGRRLALIDPLSHMPNLRALNRDLAKAPWSVLCFMRIPELELLGRNYGVMLRILYKQQLAAWLRQSLLPDELAYQLSGHDIVLRIHTESYLERIDALDKRVRQFRFMWDGMPLQPQVGISYSFVRAPVTHLHLLLGEMSTMADLSLATNQPESLQCRGANHVQKGVKLKVDMLNRLQQALDNHHFRLMAQRIEGMRGDSYYEILLRMHGEDGELIAPEIFLPVAHEFGLSSRIDLMVLESTLKFMDASRDALPASRFSINLTPATVCRVPFPGEVQRLLARYHVEPWQLIFEITESQSFTNVEQTQITLSRLRAMGCRIAIDDFGTGYASYARLKSINADILKIDGSFIRNIVTSSLDYQIVESMCHLARMKNMQVVAEYVESEEIKTVACSLGIDYLQGYVIGKPQPLESLVAGKPQAVAQ, from the coding sequence ATGTTATTGGTTGAAATCCTCAGAAAAAATAAAGACAAGTGGTGGGCGCTGCCGCTGGTATTGACGCTGCTGCTGCTGCCACTCGCCCGCGCCGGGAATACCTACGCGCATATCGATGGCGGGCTTGTCGTGCTTTATTACTTACCGCTGTCGCTGTTTAGCGCCTTAGTGATGCTCTATGGGCGTCGCGCGCTGCCCGGCATCGCGCTTGGCGTTCTCGTCTATTATCATCGCAACGTAGGCCTGCTCGATTTAAGCGTGACGTTGCTGAATTTTATCGTGGCGACGGCACTCAGCTGGTGGGGTTACCGAATTTTCGCGCCCGGTCATCATGCGGTTTCCTGGTGGCACACGCGAAGCGGCGCGCAGCGCATGTTCTGGCTAGTGTTTTTCAACGCGACGGTATTTATCCTCTTTTATCAGATAGCCGCTTTTCTCGGCCTGTATGAACGGCCCACCTCGCTGACCGGCGATAACCCGTTTACCGTTCTGACGCTTATCAGCTATCAGGCGGTGCTGGTCGGTTGCCTGACGGGCACGCCGTTTTTTTATCTCATCATTCGCGTGCTGCGCCATCCGCGCTATCTGAAGAGCTTTCTCTCTCAGGCGCGGGCGCAGCGCGATAAAAAGGTCAGCAAAACGGAAGTGGTGGTCTGGACGGCCATTATTCTGTTTCTGCTCGGCTGTCTGGTGCAGCCGACGGGCGACAGCAGTTCGCTGTTTAATACCACCTACACGCTCTCGCTGCTGCTGCCCGTCATGCTGTGGGGCGCGATGCGCTTTGGTTATTTCTCTATCACCACGGTCTGGACGCCTGTGCTGGCGCTGCTGTGCCATTACTACTATCTCTACTTCCCGGCGGTGCCCGGCTACGAAACCCAGATGGTGATCAACACCTCCAGTTATGGCGTGTTTTCGCTGGTTATCGTATTCATGGCGCTCACCGCCACTCGCCAGCGCCTGATGCACCTGCGCGGCAGGCGTCTGGCGCTCATTGACCCGCTCAGCCATATGCCGAATTTACGGGCGCTGAATCGCGATCTCGCTAAAGCGCCGTGGTCGGTGCTGTGCTTTATGCGTATCCCGGAGCTGGAGCTGCTCGGGCGCAACTACGGCGTGATGCTGCGTATTCTTTATAAGCAGCAGCTGGCGGCGTGGCTGCGCCAGAGCCTGCTGCCGGACGAGCTCGCCTACCAGCTCTCCGGGCACGATATCGTGCTACGTATTCATACCGAGTCTTATCTGGAGCGCATTGACGCGCTGGATAAACGCGTGCGCCAGTTCCGCTTTATGTGGGACGGCATGCCACTGCAACCGCAGGTCGGCATCAGCTACAGCTTCGTGCGCGCGCCGGTCACGCACCTGCATCTGCTGCTTGGCGAGATGAGCACGATGGCGGATCTGTCGCTCGCCACCAACCAGCCCGAAAGCCTCCAGTGTCGCGGCGCGAACCATGTCCAGAAGGGCGTGAAGCTCAAAGTGGATATGCTGAACCGCCTGCAGCAGGCGCTGGATAATCATCATTTTCGCCTGATGGCGCAGCGTATCGAGGGCATGCGCGGCGACAGCTACTACGAAATCCTGCTGCGTATGCACGGCGAGGATGGCGAGCTTATCGCGCCGGAAATTTTTCTGCCGGTGGCGCATGAGTTTGGTCTGTCGTCGCGTATCGACCTGATGGTGCTGGAAAGCACGCTGAAATTTATGGACGCCTCCCGCGACGCGCTGCCCGCCAGCCGGTTTTCGATTAACCTGACGCCCGCTACGGTCTGCCGCGTACCGTTTCCGGGCGAAGTGCAGCGGCTGCTGGCGCGCTATCATGTCGAGCCCTGGCAGCTGATTTTCGAAATCACCGAAAGCCAGTCGTTTACCAATGTGGAGCAGACCCAGATAACACTCTCGCGGCTGCGCGCGATGGGATGCCGCATCGCCATCGACGATTTCGGCACCGGCTACGCCAGCTATGCGCGGCTGAAAAGTATTAACGCCGATATCCTGAAAATCGACGGCAGCTTTATCCGCAATATCGTCACCAGCAGTCTCGATTATCAGATTGTCGAATCAATGTGCCATCTGGCGCGCATGAAGAATATGCAGGTGGTGGCGGAATATGTCGAAAGCGAAGAGATTAAAACGGTGGCCTGTTCGCTCGGCATCGATTATTTGCAGGGGTATGTGATTGGCAAGCCGCAGCCGCTGGAGTCGCTGGTCGCCGGAAAACCGCAAGCGGTGGCGCAATAG
- a CDS encoding YfgG family protein: MSQATSIRRRHRFNSRMTRIVLLISFLFFFGRFIYSAVGAWYHHQDKVQAQQLSMTLDSSSQQQPR, translated from the coding sequence GTGTCACAGGCCACCAGCATACGAAGACGGCATCGATTCAACAGTCGAATGACCCGCATTGTACTGCTTATCAGTTTTCTTTTCTTCTTTGGTCGCTTTATCTACTCCGCCGTCGGCGCGTGGTATCACCACCAGGATAAAGTCCAGGCCCAGCAACTCAGCATGACTCTCGACTCCTCTTCGCAGCAACAGCCGCGCTAG
- the guaA gene encoding glutamine-hydrolyzing GMP synthase has protein sequence MTDNIHKHRILILDFGSQYTQLVARRVRELGVYCELWAWDVTEEQIRGFNPNGIILSGGPESTTEENSPRAPEYVFNAGVPVLGVCYGMQTMAMQLGGHVEGSNEREFGYAQVEVKTDSALVRGIEDALSADGNPLLDVWMSHGDKVTAIPSDFVTVASTETCPFAIMANEEKRFYGVQFHPEVTHTRQGLRMLERFVRDICECEALWTPAKIIDDAVERIRQQVGNDRVILGLSGGVDSSVTAMLLHRAIGDRLTCVFVDNGLLRLNEAEQVMDMFGDHFGLNIVHVPAEDRFLNALAGENDPEAKRKIIGRVFVEVFDEEALKLEDVKWLAQGTIYPDVIESAASATGKAHVIKSHHNVGGLPKEMKMGLVEPLKELFKDEVRKIGLELGLPYDMLYRHPFPGPGLGVRVLGEVKKEYCDLLRRADAIFIEELRRADLYDKVSQAFAVFLPVRSVGVMGDGRKYDWVVSLRAVETIDFMTAHWAHLPYDFLGRVSNRIINEVNGISRVVYDISGKPPATIEWE, from the coding sequence ATGACGGACAACATTCATAAGCATCGTATCCTTATCCTCGACTTCGGTTCTCAGTACACCCAACTGGTGGCCCGCCGCGTGCGCGAGCTGGGCGTTTACTGCGAACTGTGGGCCTGGGACGTGACGGAAGAGCAGATCCGCGGCTTTAACCCTAACGGGATCATTCTCTCGGGCGGCCCGGAAAGCACCACTGAAGAAAACAGCCCGCGCGCGCCGGAATATGTGTTTAACGCCGGCGTGCCGGTGCTGGGCGTCTGCTACGGCATGCAGACCATGGCGATGCAGCTTGGCGGCCACGTCGAAGGCTCTAACGAGCGTGAATTCGGCTATGCGCAGGTGGAAGTGAAAACCGATAGCGCGCTGGTGCGCGGCATTGAAGATGCGCTGAGCGCCGACGGCAATCCGCTGCTGGATGTCTGGATGAGCCACGGCGACAAAGTGACCGCCATTCCGTCTGATTTCGTGACCGTCGCCAGCACTGAAACCTGCCCGTTCGCGATTATGGCGAACGAAGAAAAACGCTTCTACGGCGTACAGTTCCACCCGGAAGTGACCCACACCCGCCAGGGCCTGCGTATGCTGGAGCGCTTTGTGCGCGACATCTGCGAGTGTGAAGCGCTGTGGACGCCGGCAAAAATCATCGATGATGCCGTTGAGCGCATCCGTCAGCAGGTGGGCAATGACCGCGTGATCCTCGGTCTTTCCGGCGGCGTAGACTCCTCCGTTACCGCGATGCTGCTGCACCGCGCGATTGGCGACCGTCTGACCTGCGTCTTCGTTGATAACGGCCTGCTGCGCCTGAACGAAGCCGAGCAGGTGATGGATATGTTCGGCGACCATTTCGGTCTCAACATTGTTCACGTTCCGGCGGAAGATCGTTTCCTCAACGCGCTGGCGGGCGAGAACGATCCGGAAGCGAAACGTAAGATCATCGGCCGCGTGTTTGTTGAAGTGTTCGATGAAGAAGCCCTGAAGCTTGAAGACGTGAAATGGCTGGCGCAGGGCACCATTTACCCTGACGTGATTGAATCTGCCGCGTCGGCGACCGGCAAAGCGCACGTTATCAAATCGCACCACAACGTGGGCGGCCTGCCGAAAGAGATGAAAATGGGCCTCGTCGAGCCGCTTAAAGAGCTGTTCAAAGACGAAGTGCGCAAGATTGGTCTGGAGCTCGGCCTGCCGTACGACATGCTGTACCGTCACCCGTTCCCGGGCCCGGGCCTCGGCGTTCGCGTACTGGGCGAAGTGAAAAAAGAGTACTGCGATCTGCTGCGCCGCGCTGACGCCATCTTTATTGAAGAACTGCGTCGCGCCGATCTTTACGACAAAGTGAGCCAGGCATTTGCGGTATTCCTGCCGGTGCGCTCCGTCGGCGTGATGGGCGATGGCCGTAAATATGACTGGGTCGTCTCGCTGCGCGCGGTGGAAACCATCGACTTCATGACCGCCCACTGGGCGCATCTGCCGTACGATTTCCTGGGGCGCGTCTCCAACCGCATCATCAACGAAGTCAACGGCATTTCCCGCGTGGTGTATGACATCAGCGGTAAGCCACCAGCCACGATTGAGTGGGAATAA
- the guaB gene encoding IMP dehydrogenase, which produces MLRIAKEALTFDDVLLVPAHSTVLPNTADLSTQLTKTIRLNIPMLSAAMDTVTEARLAIALAQEGGIGFIHKNMSIERQAEEVKRVKKHESGVVTDPQTVLPTTTLREVKELTERNGFAGYPVVTEDNELVGIITGRDVRFVTDLNQPVSVYMTPKARLVTVREGESRDVVLAKMHEKRVEKALVVDDSFHLRGMITVKDFQKAERKPNACKDEQGRLRVGAAVGAGAGNEERVDALVAAGVDVLLIDSSHGHSEGVLQRIRETRAKYPDLQIIGGNVATAAGAKALADAGVSAVKVGIGPGSICTTRIVTGVGVPQITAVADAVEALEGTGIPVIADGGIRFSGDIAKAIAAGASVVMVGSMLAGTDESPGEIELYQGRAYKSYRGMGSLGAMSKGSSDRYFQTDNAADKLVPEGIEGRVAYKGRLKEIIHQQMGGLRSCMGLTGCGTIDELRTKAEFVRISGAGIQESHVHDVTITKESPNYRMGS; this is translated from the coding sequence ATGCTACGTATCGCTAAAGAAGCACTGACGTTTGACGACGTTCTCCTCGTTCCCGCTCACTCTACCGTTCTGCCGAATACCGCGGATCTCAGCACCCAGCTGACCAAAACTATTCGCCTGAACATCCCCATGCTTTCAGCGGCCATGGACACCGTAACCGAAGCGCGTCTGGCGATTGCCCTGGCGCAGGAAGGCGGCATCGGCTTTATCCACAAAAACATGTCTATCGAGCGCCAGGCGGAAGAAGTTAAGCGCGTGAAAAAACATGAGTCCGGTGTGGTCACGGACCCACAGACCGTACTGCCGACCACCACGCTTCGCGAAGTGAAAGAGCTGACCGAGCGTAACGGGTTTGCAGGCTACCCGGTCGTTACCGAAGATAACGAGCTGGTGGGCATTATCACCGGGCGTGACGTGCGTTTCGTTACCGATCTGAATCAGCCGGTCAGCGTCTACATGACGCCTAAAGCGCGTCTGGTGACCGTTCGCGAAGGCGAGTCCCGCGACGTCGTACTGGCGAAGATGCACGAAAAACGCGTTGAGAAAGCGCTGGTTGTGGACGATAGCTTCCACCTGCGCGGCATGATCACCGTAAAAGATTTCCAGAAAGCCGAACGTAAACCGAACGCCTGTAAAGACGAGCAGGGCCGTCTGCGCGTTGGTGCCGCGGTGGGCGCTGGCGCCGGTAACGAAGAGCGTGTCGACGCGCTGGTTGCCGCTGGTGTTGACGTACTGCTGATCGACTCCTCACATGGCCATTCCGAAGGCGTGCTGCAGCGCATTCGCGAAACCCGCGCGAAATACCCGGATCTGCAAATCATCGGCGGTAACGTCGCGACGGCTGCGGGCGCGAAAGCCCTGGCGGACGCGGGCGTCAGCGCGGTCAAAGTGGGCATCGGCCCGGGCTCTATCTGTACCACCCGTATCGTGACCGGCGTGGGCGTACCGCAGATCACCGCCGTGGCGGACGCGGTTGAAGCGCTGGAAGGCACCGGCATTCCGGTTATCGCCGATGGCGGCATCCGTTTCTCCGGCGATATCGCTAAAGCGATCGCGGCAGGCGCAAGCGTCGTGATGGTCGGCTCCATGCTGGCAGGCACCGACGAATCTCCTGGCGAAATTGAACTCTACCAGGGCCGTGCTTACAAATCCTACCGCGGCATGGGCTCGCTTGGCGCGATGTCCAAAGGCTCATCCGACCGCTACTTCCAGACCGATAACGCCGCTGACAAGCTGGTGCCGGAAGGCATCGAAGGCCGCGTAGCGTATAAAGGCCGTCTGAAAGAGATTATCCACCAGCAGATGGGCGGCCTGCGCTCCTGCATGGGGCTGACCGGCTGTGGCACGATTGATGAGCTGCGCACCAAAGCGGAATTCGTGCGCATCAGCGGCGCGGGTATTCAGGAAAGCCACGTTCACGATGTGACCATTACTAAAGAGTCTCCGAACTACCGCATGGGTTCTTAA
- the xseA gene encoding exodeoxyribonuclease VII large subunit — MPLTQTPSVFTVSRLNQSVRLLLEQEMGQVWISGEISNFSQPASGHWYFTLKDDTAQVRCAMFRNSNRRVTFRPQHGQQVLVRANITLYEPRGDYQIIVESMQPAGEGLLQQRYEQLKQQLAAEGLFDTTLKKPLPSPARQVGVITSKTGAALHDVLNVLRRRDPSLPVIIYPTAVQGDDAPAQIVRAIELANLRDECDVLIVGRGGGSLEDLWSFNDERVARAIFASRIPVVSAVGHETDVTIADFVADLRAPTPSAAAEIVSRNQLELLRQVQGLQQRLEMAMDYSLANRQQRFTRLHHRLEQQHPQLRLARQQTLLMRLRQRMDNALDSRLRQATQRQARLAQRLNQQQPLPRLHRASARIQQLEYRLAQTVSARLSHTRERFGNAITHLEAVSPLATLARGYSVTTAPNGNVLKATKQVQPGDTLTTRLADGWVESEVRQITPAKKTRKKKTG, encoded by the coding sequence ATGCCGCTTACTCAGACACCCTCAGTTTTTACCGTCAGCCGCCTTAACCAGAGCGTTCGTCTGCTGCTTGAGCAGGAGATGGGCCAGGTCTGGATCAGCGGTGAAATCTCCAATTTCAGCCAGCCCGCGTCCGGGCACTGGTACTTCACGCTCAAAGATGACACCGCCCAGGTGCGCTGCGCGATGTTTCGCAACAGCAACCGGCGGGTCACCTTCCGCCCGCAGCATGGCCAGCAGGTGCTGGTGCGCGCCAATATCACGCTTTATGAGCCGCGCGGCGACTATCAAATTATCGTCGAAAGCATGCAGCCCGCGGGCGAAGGCCTGCTGCAACAGCGCTATGAACAGCTCAAGCAGCAGCTCGCCGCCGAAGGGCTGTTCGACACCACGCTGAAAAAGCCGCTGCCCTCCCCGGCGCGTCAGGTGGGCGTGATCACCTCGAAAACCGGCGCGGCGCTGCATGATGTGCTGAACGTACTGCGCCGACGCGACCCGTCGCTGCCGGTCATCATCTACCCCACCGCCGTACAGGGCGACGACGCGCCCGCGCAGATCGTGCGCGCCATTGAGCTTGCCAACCTGCGTGACGAGTGCGACGTGCTAATCGTCGGGCGCGGCGGCGGCTCGCTGGAAGATTTGTGGAGTTTTAACGACGAGCGCGTGGCGAGGGCGATTTTCGCGAGCCGCATTCCGGTGGTGAGCGCGGTCGGCCATGAAACCGACGTGACCATCGCGGATTTCGTCGCTGATCTGCGCGCGCCGACGCCGTCCGCGGCGGCGGAAATCGTCAGCCGCAATCAGCTTGAGCTGCTGCGTCAGGTGCAGGGATTACAGCAGCGTCTTGAAATGGCGATGGATTACTCGCTGGCCAATCGCCAGCAGCGCTTTACGCGTCTGCACCATCGTCTGGAACAGCAGCACCCGCAGCTGCGCCTCGCCCGTCAGCAGACACTGCTGATGCGCCTGCGCCAGCGGATGGACAACGCGCTCGACAGCCGTCTGCGTCAGGCGACCCAACGGCAGGCCCGTCTGGCGCAGCGTCTTAACCAGCAGCAGCCGCTGCCACGCCTGCATCGCGCCTCGGCGCGCATTCAGCAGCTCGAGTATCGGCTCGCCCAGACAGTCTCAGCGCGCCTCAGCCACACGCGTGAGCGCTTTGGCAACGCCATCACGCATCTGGAGGCCGTGAGCCCGCTGGCGACGCTGGCACGCGGCTACAGCGTCACTACGGCGCCGAATGGCAACGTGCTGAAGGCGACGAAGCAGGTGCAGCCAGGCGACACGCTGACCACACGGCTGGCGGACGGCTGGGTGGAAAGCGAAGTGCGCCAGATCACGCCTGCCAAAAAAACGCGCAAAAAGAAAACCGGATAA
- a CDS encoding M4 family metallopeptidase — protein sequence MNQSRYPTVIPPYILRRIIDNGSAPQQQKARQTLTHVQTLMAHQHKEAAAAHVAAKGKLERDIYDAQNREALPGELVRREGAPSNGDVAVDEAYDYLGVTHDFFWKAYQRDSLDNKGLVLSGTVHYGREYQNAFWNGQQMVFGDGDGEIFNRFTIAIDVVGHELSHGVTETEAGLIYFEQAGALNESLSDVFGSLVKQYHRQQTADQADWIIGEGLLAQGINGIGLRSMSAPGTAYDDPLLGKDPQPGHMDDFVKTREDNGGVHINSGIPNRAFYLAATAIGGYAWEKAGYAWYDTVCDRSLSQNADFASFAKLTIEHGRKRSGDSVAQAIEQAWKTTGVL from the coding sequence ATGAACCAGTCACGTTATCCAACCGTTATTCCCCCGTACATCCTGCGTCGCATTATCGACAATGGCTCAGCCCCCCAGCAGCAGAAAGCGCGCCAGACCCTCACCCATGTTCAGACGCTGATGGCCCATCAGCACAAAGAGGCCGCTGCCGCGCATGTCGCCGCCAAAGGCAAACTGGAGCGCGATATCTATGACGCCCAGAACCGCGAAGCGCTGCCAGGCGAGCTCGTGCGCCGCGAAGGCGCACCATCCAACGGCGATGTCGCCGTGGACGAAGCCTACGACTATCTGGGCGTTACGCACGATTTCTTCTGGAAAGCGTATCAGCGCGACTCGCTGGACAACAAAGGCCTCGTGCTCAGCGGCACGGTGCATTACGGGCGTGAATACCAGAACGCCTTCTGGAACGGCCAGCAGATGGTGTTCGGCGATGGCGACGGCGAAATCTTCAACCGCTTTACCATCGCCATTGACGTGGTGGGGCATGAGCTGAGCCACGGCGTGACGGAAACCGAAGCGGGACTTATCTACTTCGAGCAGGCGGGCGCGCTTAATGAATCGCTCTCCGATGTCTTCGGCTCGCTGGTGAAGCAGTACCATCGCCAGCAGACGGCGGATCAGGCGGACTGGATCATCGGCGAAGGGCTGCTTGCGCAAGGCATTAACGGCATCGGTTTGCGGTCGATGTCAGCGCCCGGCACGGCCTATGACGACCCGCTGCTGGGTAAAGATCCGCAGCCCGGCCATATGGATGATTTTGTAAAAACCCGCGAAGACAACGGCGGCGTACACATCAACTCCGGCATTCCGAACCGCGCGTTTTACCTGGCGGCGACCGCTATTGGCGGTTACGCCTGGGAAAAAGCGGGCTATGCCTGGTATGACACCGTGTGTGACCGCTCACTTTCTCAGAACGCCGATTTCGCGAGTTTCGCGAAGCTGACCATTGAGCATGGCCGTAAACGCTCCGGCGACAGCGTGGCGCAGGCTATCGAACAGGCGTGGAAAACCACAGGAGTGTTGTGA
- a CDS encoding protealysin inhibitor emfourin produces the protein MDLPDLTDDAVVELAREGGVAYMPRLAGQRRIAVAELNAEQRQRLIDILHQALPQASPPGQPDSPGRGDQRYFRIQILWTQHNQAGYADIVLLVPENAAPEGLRELWKRGEGCICD, from the coding sequence ATGGATTTGCCAGATCTGACGGATGACGCCGTCGTAGAGCTGGCGCGTGAAGGCGGCGTGGCGTACATGCCACGCCTGGCCGGTCAGCGGCGCATCGCCGTCGCTGAACTGAACGCCGAACAGCGCCAGCGGCTTATCGATATTCTGCATCAGGCGCTGCCGCAGGCCTCTCCGCCAGGGCAGCCCGATTCGCCAGGGCGCGGCGACCAGCGCTATTTCCGCATCCAGATCCTCTGGACGCAGCACAATCAGGCCGGTTATGCCGACATCGTACTTCTGGTGCCGGAAAACGCCGCGCCGGAAGGGCTGCGCGAGCTCTGGAAGCGTGGCGAAGGCTGTATCTGCGACTAG
- a CDS encoding zinc ribbon domain-containing protein: MELHCPNCQNPLEPSERGAHCATCHQDYQVEARCPECHQPLEVLKACGAVDYFCRNGHGLISKKRVDFTLQAH, encoded by the coding sequence GTGGAATTACATTGTCCGAACTGTCAAAACCCGCTTGAGCCGAGCGAGCGCGGCGCGCACTGCGCCACCTGTCATCAGGATTATCAGGTTGAAGCACGCTGCCCTGAATGCCATCAGCCACTGGAAGTGCTGAAAGCATGCGGCGCGGTGGACTATTTCTGCCGTAACGGCCACGGGCTGATTTCGAAAAAACGCGTCGATTTCACGCTCCAGGCGCACTAG